The Astatotilapia calliptera chromosome 2, fAstCal1.2, whole genome shotgun sequence genome includes a window with the following:
- the LOC113032859 gene encoding uncharacterized protein LOC113032859 isoform X2, with product MVLNEANVGEDLLSSLSRDDIKDLFPGPEHCLRRRALWLAVHKCEENKTAAEKTLTTTGDGDFFREEPSTYLHPKTLDGVEHAAAVFRALPMLFPSSTVPPKKLGICSEAFFHVLKTSEDPEGYLRQRPLACPVLLVSEGNCMIAVGTTPVSTFDRKDLNEGLLYLMAYYYALHLTYP from the exons Atggttttaaatg AAGCAAATGTTGGAGAAGACCTGCTCTCATCACTTTCACGAGATGACATCAAAGATCTGTTTCCTGGTCCTGAACATTGCCTCAGGCGTCGGGCTCTATGGCTTGCAGTGCACAAATGTGAAGAA AACAAGACTGCTGCTGAAAAAACGCTAACAACTACTGGAGATGGTGACTTCTTCAGAGAGGAACCCAGCACTTACCTCCATCCAAAAACTTTGGATGGAG TGGAacatgcagcagctgtgttcagAGCCCTTCCCATGCTTTTCCCTTCCAGCACAGTACCACCTAAGAAGCTGGGCATCTGTAGTGAGGCTTTTTTCCATGTCCTAAAG ACTTCAGAAGACCCTGAAGGCTACCTGCGTCAGCGACCCCTGGCTTGTCCAGTTCTGCTTGTCTCTGAAGGCAACTGCATGATAGCTGTTGGAACCACACCGGTGAGCACTTTTGACCGGAAGGATCTTAATGAGGGACTGCTCTATCTGATGGCATATTACTATGCCCTCCACCTCACATATCCATAG
- the LOC113032859 gene encoding uncharacterized protein LOC113032859 isoform X1, whose protein sequence is MRYSWYSVKKLRHAMEKLDEITIANLKEANVGEDLLSSLSRDDIKDLFPGPEHCLRRRALWLAVHKCEENKTAAEKTLTTTGDGDFFREEPSTYLHPKTLDGVEHAAAVFRALPMLFPSSTVPPKKLGICSEAFFHVLKTSEDPEGYLRQRPLACPVLLVSEGNCMIAVGTTPVSTFDRKDLNEGLLYLMAYYYALHLTYP, encoded by the exons ATGCGATACAGTTGGTACAGTGTGAAGAAATTAAGGCACGCTATGGAAAAACTGGACGAAATAACAATTGCCAATCTGAAAG AAGCAAATGTTGGAGAAGACCTGCTCTCATCACTTTCACGAGATGACATCAAAGATCTGTTTCCTGGTCCTGAACATTGCCTCAGGCGTCGGGCTCTATGGCTTGCAGTGCACAAATGTGAAGAA AACAAGACTGCTGCTGAAAAAACGCTAACAACTACTGGAGATGGTGACTTCTTCAGAGAGGAACCCAGCACTTACCTCCATCCAAAAACTTTGGATGGAG TGGAacatgcagcagctgtgttcagAGCCCTTCCCATGCTTTTCCCTTCCAGCACAGTACCACCTAAGAAGCTGGGCATCTGTAGTGAGGCTTTTTTCCATGTCCTAAAG ACTTCAGAAGACCCTGAAGGCTACCTGCGTCAGCGACCCCTGGCTTGTCCAGTTCTGCTTGTCTCTGAAGGCAACTGCATGATAGCTGTTGGAACCACACCGGTGAGCACTTTTGACCGGAAGGATCTTAATGAGGGACTGCTCTATCTGATGGCATATTACTATGCCCTCCACCTCACATATCCATAG